Part of the candidate division KSB1 bacterium genome is shown below.
CGCAGCGTCGTTGGTGCTCATCTGCCCGTCGACCGTCAAGCGGTTGAGCGTCTCCTCGACTGCGGAGCGAAACGCTTCCTGCAGTAAAGGCTGCTCGATGGCCAGATCGGTGGTGAAAATGCAGAACATGGTGGCCAGATTCGGACTGATCATACCGCTTCCTTTGGCGATGACGCCGATTCGACAGGTTACGCCGTCAACCTCGAAAGCAGCTGAAAAATGTTTGGGAACCGTATCAGTGGTCATAATGGCTGTTGCCGCTTCCAGGCCGCCGTCCTGCCTGAGCGCCTCAACCGCAGCATCGATGCCTGCACGCACCTTGTCCATCGGCAGCGGTTCACCGATGATGCCGGTGGAAAGCACCAGAACTTCGCGCGGATCGAGTCCCAGCCGCTGCGCCGTGCGTTCAGCCATTTCCTGATTGTCCAAGCGTCCCGCTTCGCCGGTGCAGGCATTGGCGTTGCCCGCATTGACGATGAGGGCGCGGGCGCGTCCCTGTGCCGTCACCTCACGATTCCACAGAATACAATGCGCAGGCGTCCGATGCGTGGTGAACAGCCCGGCCACGACCGCAGGCCGATCACTAAAGATCAAGGCCATATCTTTGCGATTCTGTTTGATACCGGCAAAAACGCCGGAGGCACGAAAGCCCAAAGGCGTTGTAACCGTGCCTCGTTCGAGCTCGTGCTCGACTGGGTTCATGGTTTCCTCGAAAGGTTATTTTTCAGCGGATGAATCAATCAAAGGATCCCCCGTATGCAGGCGCGACGGACCGGCTCAGCACACGGGGCAAATACGGGATGGGTAACGCAAATTCCCAAACAGAGGAGTGAAAATGGAAACGAAAAAGTTGTGTATCGTATTTGTCATAACAATAAAATATAGAGATTTTTCAACGGATACTCAAGAAGAATTTATGCTCCGGAATAGGCCGAAGGAAATATCAAACGGCAGCCGCCGGTGTTTCCATCGGCAGGTCCGGGCGAACCTTAAGCAAAATCATAATGCTTTCGGATCGGTTCGACGATTTTCCATTTGCAGGAAAGGCCGCAAGGAAACTCGACCAAGTCTCCGGCTTTGATTTCCACCGGATCGCCGCCGCCGTCAGGGGTAATGATAGCCCGTCCCTCCAAAATGTAGCAGGTTTCGGTAACGTCGTAGCTCCAGGGGAATTCAGAGACGCCGCGCGTCCAGATCGGCCATTGTCGAACACCCAATTCTTTCAGCTTTTCCTCACTCGGTCTTTCAACGCGAATCTGCATGACCTCCTCCGAATTATTTCAAGTCAAAGGAACTGGTTTTCGATCGCCAAGAAAATAAAACGATTCGTAGTGAAAAACAAAACTGTTTTTTCTTTCGAGCGAATTTAATACCTTGCGCCGCCCAAATTCGAAAGGTGAAAAATGGATCGTTTGGTCATTGACGGGGGATATCGATTAGCAGGCACGGTGCAGGCGCAGGGCAACAAGAACGAAGCGCTGCCCTGCCTTGCCGCGTGTCTGCTGACGCACGAACCGGTGGTGCTGCGCAATGTGCCGCGCATCAGCGACGTGATGGAGATGATGAATCTCTTGAAAAGCCTCGGCGCAAGCGTGCAGGAGCTTGCTCCCGATACGTATCGTATTCAATGCCAAGAGTTGATTTCTGCCGAGCCCAATGCGGAGCTGTGCCGCAGGCTGCGCGCCGCCATTCTGCTGGCCGGGCCTCTGTTGACTCGCCTGCAGGAATTGACCCTGCCGCCTCCGGGCGGCGACGTCATCGGCCGCCGGCGCCTGGACGATCACTTTGCCGCTTTTCGCGCCCTCGGCGTCGAGGTGAGCGAGAAAGAGCGCAAGTACCATTTCCGCCGCAGCACTCTGAAAGGAGCCGACATTTTTTTAGAGGAAAGATCGGTTACCGCCACTGAAAACGCCATCATGGCTGCGGTTCTTGCTGAAGGCGTTACACGGCTGGAGAATGCCGCCTGCGAGCCGCATGTCGTCGGGCTGTGCCGCATGCTCAACGCCATGGGAGCGAAAATCAGCGGCATCGGCACGCATATTTTGGAAATTCAAGGCGTCCAGTCGCTCGGCGGTACCGAGCATCAAATCGGTTCCGATTTGCTGGAGATCGGCGGCTATATCGTGCTCGGCGCCGTCACCGGATCGGAAATCACGCTTGCCGGTGCGAACGCCGATGAGCTCCGCGTCATCCGCTCCACCTATCGCAAACTGGGAATCGATTTCATTGTGGAAGGAGATCGCGTAAAAGTGCCGGCCGAACAGCGTCTGGTGATCGAGCCGGACTTTTCGGGAGATATTCCCAAGATCGACGACGGGCCCTGGCCGCTCTTCCCGACCGATTTAATGAGCATTTTGATCGTCGCCGCCACGCAGGCACAAGGTACGGCGCTCTTTTTTGAAAAGATGTACGACGGCAGGATGTTCTTCGTCGACCATCTGATCGCCATGGGCGCGCGCATCGTCTTGTGCGATCCGCACCGCGTCGTCGTCGTGGGTCCCTCACGACTTTACGGAACGCAGGTAACCAGTCCGGACATTCGTGCCGGGATGGCTCTTGTTCTGGCGGCCCTTTGCGCCGAAGGCCGCACCACCATTTATAATGTACGGCAGATCGACCGCGGCTATGAAAACCTGGAAGGCAAGCTGAGACAGCTCGGCGCCAAAATCGAGCGGTTCACCTCTTAATCGATCGGAAAAAGCCGTTGCAAAGCCTACAGATGAACGAACCCGACTTTCCGCCGCAGTACGATGTCGCCAAAAACGAGCCGCTTTCCCGACATACCTCGATTCGGGTCGGCGGACCGGCGCAATTCTTTTGCACCGTCAAAGATCCTTTGCTTTTTGTCGAACTCTATCGGTTCTGTTTAAGTACGGATCTGCCCTTTTTGGCTCTCGGCGGCGGCACCAACATCTTTTTTTCCGAAGCAGGTCGCGCCGGAATGGTTGCGGCGATCCGTTTTGACCGGATGGTGACGGCAGGGAAGGCGGCGATCGTCGTCGAAGCAGGCGCATCATTGGAGCAGATTTCCGCTCTCTGCCTCGAGTGCGGTCTGAGCGGCTTTGAATTTGCCTCCGGCATTCCGGGCACGCTCGGCGGCGCCGTCTACGGTAATGCCGGCGCCTACGGCCGCAGCATCGGCGAACTGATCGTGCGCGCCCGCATCCTGACGCCCGAAGGCCGGATCGAAACCGTAGACCGCGACTTTTTCCGCTTCGCCTATCGATCGTCCTATCTCAAAGAGTATCCGGCGATTCTTCTGCAGGCCGAACTGCAGTTGAGCAAAGGCGAACCGGTGCGCATTCGCGCGGCCTGCGAAGAAATCCTGGCTCTTCGTCGGCAAAAGCTGCCGCCGCCGGAAACCCCGACCGCCGGCTCATGGTTTAAAAACATCGAAACCGGCGGTGAGCGTCGACAGGCCGCCGCCGTTTACCTCGATGCCGTCGGCGCCAAACAAACGCGCGTCGGCGATGCGGCCGTTCATCCCAAGCATGCCAACGTCTTTTACAATGCGGGCCATGCAACAGCTGATCAGCTTTTAGAACTTGAGGAAATCCTGCGCCGGCGCGTCCTCGAACGCTTCGGCATCCGATTGGAGCGAGAGGTCATTTACTGCGAATAGGCGCCCTTGCCGTGTTACCCTTCCCCGACTCGAGGGGGTTTCCCCACGCGGGCCATGGCTGCCGACAGAAACCCGACTTTAACCGTAGAGCCGCCGTGATTTATAGGCGGATCATTTTCTGGAGTTTTTGGAACAACTCTTCCGGAGAGCCGCAGCTGTCGGCCAGCTTTTCCATTGGACACAGATCTGTCCCCTCGCGATTGATGATATGCGGAATGATTCGTCTTGCTGTGAGCGGAATGCCGACCCTCTCCAGAAACTCTTTGGCCGAGGCGCTTGCCGTCGGCGTAATTACGTGCGAGATGCCGCCGAAAGCCGCCAGCATGGCCGCAGCCTTGCCGACGATCTTGTCGATCATCACGGCTCCCCTGACCTCCTGCAGCCGGTTCACCAGACAACTGAACAGCGGCTTGAGCATGGCGTCGCGCGACTCGTAGATCGTTCTCCCCTCCTTTTCTAAGCGCAGAGACAGACCCAGCTGCTCGAGCTGTTCGAGTTTGCGGTATGAATCGTCTTTCTGTCCATCCGCCGGAACAACGGCATCGATTAACGAGATGACGCGCAGCCGATCCTGAAACTCGCGCAGCGATAAATTGACGCCGCCTCTAAAAAATACTCGGCGCGGACGGTTCGGCAAAAGATCGAAAAAGTTGTCGCTGAAGCGGCCTTTAACGTCGTCGACGCCCAAATAAACACCGGAAAGAAGTCGCTCGGCGCTCATCGTCAACTCAAAGCCGTCGACAATCTTTTCGACCGATAGAAACAGAGGGCTATGTTCGAGCCGACGTTCCTTCGGCTCGACAAAGTAGAGCACATTCTCAACGTCCTGTCCTTCCAAGGTACAGTAAAGGAGCGATCTCTCGAGAACCACAACGCCGAGTTCAGAACGCGGCATAACGGCAAAAAGCCCCGTTGAGTTAGGCTGGATAAATACCGGTCGCCGTTCTCGACGTATAATCTGTCCATCGAAGGTGAGCAGTTCGATCAGAAGCGTGGCTGCTATCGACTCTTCTAAATCGGAAACGACATAGACGCGGATTTCCTCTTCGGTCAACAGCGGCGAAACGAGCAGCGGCTTGTAAAATCGAACGGCGGCATAATGCAGGGTTTTCCAATTGCCCTCGTAATCGATGCTCGACCAGGAAGCGACGGGCCAGCAGTCGTTGAGCTGCCAATAAAGCGCTCCCATGCAGTGCGGCCGAATTCGGCGCAGATGCTCCGCCGCGGTACGAATCGCTTCAGCCTGCTGGACTTGGCTGAGGTAGAGAAATGATGCAAAATCCTTTGCCGGCGGGTAATAGCGCAGGAGATAATCGCGGATCAACTGGTTGCCGCGCGGGTTCTTTTGATGCAGAAGCATTACGGGCGATTCGATGTCAAAATCTTGCGGTTCGGCAAAGGTCTTGACGGTTTCCAAAACGGGAAAAGATTGAAAACCGAACTCGCTCATAAAGCGGGGATGCTGATCAAGATAAGAAGCAAAAGGTGCCGCTTTATGCCAAACGTCCCAGTAATGCATGTCGCCGAAAGATGGAGAATTGGCGTCGGCACGACTGTTGGAGCTGGGAGAGCTGGGCCAATAGGGTCTGCCCGGATCATTCGTTGCGACGATTTCGGCAAGTATTTGGCGGAAAAGAGTCTGGTTTTGTTGAAACATTACAGCAGGGAGACGAGTGCTCCAGCCGAAAGCCTGCCAACCCCACTCGATTTCATTGTTGCCGCACCATAAAGCCAGGCAGGGATGATTTCTCAGCCGCTTAACCTGATCGACCGCCTCTTGTTTGACGGAATCGAGGAACTCGCCTTCCGCCGGATAAAGTGCACAAGAGAACATGAAATCCTGCCACACCAGCAGGCCCAGCTCGTCGCACAAGTCGTAAAAGTCATCGGACTCGTAGATGCCGCCGCCCCAAACGCGCAGCATGTTCATGCCGGCGTCGCGGCAGGCGAGCAGCAGCTCGCGATATTTATCGCGGGAGACACGGTGTGGAAAACAGTCGGCCGGTATCCAGTTAGCCCCTTTGGCAAAAAGCGGCTTATTATTGACGACAAAAGTAAAGCCCGCACCATCCGTATTCGGTTCTTCTTCGAGGCGTACCGTTCGCAAACCAAAGCGCGCCTGTCGTTCATCAAGGACCTGACCGCGATATTCTATAAAAAGAATCAGACGATAAAGATGCGCCTCGCCGCGGCCGTTCGGCTCCCAAAGCTTGGGCTGTTTGATTTCGACATCGAAGCGGATGGTCTGTTTGCCGATCGACAATCGGAGGCGGCGGCGCTTTTGCAGAAAGGCGCCGTCCATGCTGGAAAGAACGACATCAATTTCAGCCTCGGTAATTGCCTCGATTTCAACAAGCACCGAGACTTCGGCACGATCAGGCGCCAAGTCGGCCGTCAGAATCTGCAGAGACTCGATGCGGGCAATATCCCAGATCTGCAGCCGAATCGGCTTCCATACCCCGCAGCCGACCAAACGCGGCGCCCAATCCCAACCGAACTGATAGGGCGCTTTGCGCACATAAGGACTGGTTCCCTCTCCCGTATCGTTGACCGCAGGACATCGGACATCCAAAGATTCGATTTGGGGCAGTAAGCTGCGAATCGGCGAGCGGAAAAGAATGTGCAACTCATTTTGAGGCTGCAAAAACCGCCTCACATCGACCCGCCAGGTGCGGAACATATTGTCTGCATTGAGGATAACGTGATCATTTAAGGTAACTGTCGCCAACGTATCAAGACCTTCGAACAGCAGATCGATGCGCGGCGCTTCGAGCTCCTTGTCAAGACTGAAAAAAGTACGATATTCCCAGTCTTCATAACCGACCCACTGCACCTGTTTTTCATGGTCGCGATAGTAGGGATCAGGGATGAGTCCGGCCTGGTATAAGTCAAGGAAAACGTTACCGGGCACCGCGGCGGGCAGCCATGCTTTATCGCCGAAACGGCGAAAACTCCAGCCGCTGCTGAGGTCTAGCGATGCAAACATTTTTTCATTTTCTTCCCATTTTGCATGAACGGCTTTTATGATACACAATTTAAAGCTGCAGATCAAGCTTTTTGGTCATGGGTGTCGTTCCTACAGCTCCGCTCTCTCCCACAAACCAATATTTCTGCTCGCCACGATGCGCCCAAATATCTTTCAGTCTTGGAAAGGGCCGTATCGCTGATTTTTCAGCCGTTTCAGACCTCTCTGCAATCCTGTAAGCCCGCGAACGTTAAAATACGGCCGTTACGCGCGATGCGGTTGGTGTCGCAAAAGAGTAACAAAATAATACAAAGGAACTGATGATTCATCAGCTCAACCTACCCCAAAACTATTGCAGCCGACGCTTTAGATAGAACGCTTTTATGGTACGATTGTTTCCGTAGAATCGAAAGCTGATTCAGAAGACCGTCAACATTATGCCTTATCTACATGTGTTTTTTTCTCGGCCTGAGGAGAATCTCGACCTCATGCTATTTTCCCTAAAAGGAGCCTTTGATCCATCTTTTAGAAATATACCGCTTGAAGCCGTTGCAAAATCGTTCTAACATCAACAACGGCCATGCAGGACGCCGGCGCGGAGTGGGACAGTGAAGCGCGTGGTTTCGCCTTCCGGCATTTATAAAAATTATAGGCGTTTGTTTTCGTTTTCATCGCCGGCAATCGATGTCGGCTGTTGAATTGTGAGCCGTTTTTCACCTCAAATCCAAGCAACCCGGCAGCGGTGGAATGATTAACTTGTCAGGGTCTATGTGTTTTTGTGGATTTTTTGCGCCAAAAATCGTATAATGATGCCGTTTTTTATCACCTGCAAAAGCAGCGGAGTTGCGGCATGCGTCTTTACGCTAAGCATTCCATAGATCGCAACGGCAGGCGGGGTCAGGCATGACCGCACCTGAGATCATTGCCGGCAGCCTAATGCTTCTTTTGCTTTTCGCCTTGACGGTAATCGTGCTTCTGCAAGTGCGCACTCCGCGTGATCGGGCGGAAATGAACTTCACGCTGCAGAACCTTTTGCAGGGCCTGCAGGAAAGCCGCACTCAACTGGCGGTGCTGGCTGATAAAGTCGCCCGCTTGGAGCCGATGACTGAAACGATCAGTTCGACGTTGAGCGCGGAGCTTGCAAAGGTGCAGCAGAACCTGACCGCACTGCAGACGTTGGCGAAAGCGCGGCAGGATGTGGAGCAGCAGGCCGTCGAATCGATAAAGCGGCTGGAACTTATTATTGCCGGAGCGCATTCCAAGGGCGCGGCGGGCGAAAGCATTGTCGAACAGGTCTTTGCCAAGCTGCCGATCGAATGGCAGGAACGCAATTTGCTCGTCAACGGCAAAGTTGTGGAGTTTGGTTTGCGTCTGCCGAGCAATTTGATCGTTCCCATCGACAGCAAATGGCCGGCTACGGACCTGCTCGAACGGGCTGTTGCAGTCGGAAATCGCGAGGAAAGGGAGCGGCTCAAACGCGAACTTGAACGCTTAGTCGTTAGAAAAGCCGAAGAAGCGGGCAAATACATTGTCCCCGGCGTCACGACTTCCTTTGCCGTTGCCGTGGTGCCCGATTCGGTCTATGAAATCTGCAGCGGTGCCCTTTCCAAGGCGTTCCAGTCGAACGTTGTTTTGGTCAGTTACAGCATGTTCGTGCCTTATCTTTTTCTGATCATCCACACGGCGGTAAAGACGCTGCACAGCATCGATCTGCAAAAGCTGGATGCCTATCTCGAAACGATTCAGAACAGCATCAACAATCTGCAGGAGGAACTGGACGGTCGTTTTGCGCGGGCGTTGACCATGCTGAGCAATGCGCGCGACGAAATGCGGGCGCAGATCAGCAAAGCAAGCGGCAGCCTGACCAGTCTGCAGATCAGCGCTCCTGCGACGACTCCTCGGGGCACTTTACCTCCCCAAAATGATTTTGACGAATAGAAAGCTGTTTCGGTCAATAGAAAGGAAGGCAATATGAAAAAGCTTGTTTGGCTGCTGAGTGTCACTTGTGTTCTATTGACGCTTGGATGCGCACGGCTATCGCGAGAGAACCCCAAAACTCTTCGCGTGCAGGGAAGAGACATCGTTGATCGGAACGGTAAGCGGGTGATCCTGCGCGCCGTCGGCTTGGGCAACTATCTTTTGCCGGAAGGCTATATGTGGAAGTTCGGCAAAAACGGCGATCGGCCGCGCAGAATTGAAAAATTAATTGTGGATATGATCGGCGAACAGGAAGCCAAAAAGTTTTGGCGGCAGTTCCGCGCCAACTATATCACCGAAGCCGACGTTGCCCGCATCAAGGAGCTCGGTTTCAACGCCGTACGGCCGGCGGTCAATTGGCGGGTGCTGATGAACGAAGAGTCCGGCAAGTTGGAAAAAGAGGGCTTTCAATTGCTCGACAATCTGGTCAAATGGTGCACAAAGCACGGCGTGTACGTCATCATCGACATGCACGGCGCGCCCGGCGGGCAAACCGGTTCCAACATTGACGACAGCCGCAACGACTTTCCCGAGCTGTTTACGGATCCGGCGGCTCAGGAGCGGCTAATTACGCTCTGGAGGACCCTTGCCAAGCGTTATGCACGGGAGCCTTTCGTGGTTGCCTATGATCTGCTGAACGAACCGCTGCCGGAGCAGTTCAAACAATTCTATCCCGAATTGGAACCGCTTTATCGGCGCATTGTTGCGGCGATTCGGCAGGTTGATCCTTACACGATGATTACGCTCGAAGGCGCACATTGGGCGAACGATTTCAGCATCTTCGGACCACCGTTCGACTCAAACACCTTTTACCAGTTTCACAAATATTGGTCGACGCCGGATACCAAAAGTCTGCAGCCTTATTTGGAGTTTCGAGAAAAATACAATGTGCCTCTTTGGTGCGGCGAAAGCGGCGAAAACAATAATGACTGGTATTGGGCCGCCTATCAGCTTTACGAAGACCACAACATCGGCTGGCTATTCTGGCCGTGGAAAAAAATGGACACTAAAAATACGCCCTACTCAATCAAACGGCCGGAGGGATGGGATAAAATCGTCGAATTCAGTCGTGGAGGCGAAAAGCCTTCCGCCGAAGAGGCGCTGCGCAGTCTCAATCAGCTGCTCGAAAACGTCAAGCTGGAAAACTGCGACTTTTTTCCGGATGTGGTACAGGCCGTCTTTCGGCGCGTACCGGCGCGCATTCAGGCGGAAAATTACGGTCATGAGGGTGAGGGGCTTTCTTATGCATTGCTCGACCCGACAGGCTTTGCAAAAGTTTACAGGCCGAATGAGCCGGTGCCGATTGTAGAACTGCCGGAAGAGAGCGAGCACGACCGCAAAGCCTACGGCGTGGTGCTGCAGGCGGATGAATGGCTGGCCTACCCGATCAACAGCGCCATCGATCAGGTTCTGAAAGTGATGGTAAAAGCCCGCGCCGAAACCCAGCTGCCGGACATGCACATCGAACTGGACGGCAAAAAGATTGCGCTGGGCAGAAATTACTATCCCGGCAAGTTCTATTTCAATTTCAGCGTGCCTTTTGTAATTCCGAAAGGCAGCCACGAAATCAAGCTGGTCGTCGACGAAGGCAAGTTGACGATCGACTGGTTCGAACTGCAGTAACGGAATCTGCGTGGCGATCATCATCCCCATTGCCGTTGTTTTAACGGCTCTTTATTGCCTGCTCATCGCCGTCTTTTTGTTCGGTCTGGCGATCAAGCCGGTTGACCGTTCACAAGAAAAATTTTCCGTCACGGTCGTCATCGCAGCGCGCAATGAAGAGAATAACATCGGCGGCATTCTCGACGATCTCGTCAATCAGACTTTTGATGCTTCGCTTTTTGAGGTCATCGTTGCCGACGACCATTCGACGGACAAAACGGCGGAACGAGTGCTCTCGTATAGTCGCCGTTACCCTTTTATCAGGCTGCTCAAGGTCGGCGAAATCCCCCCAGCCTTCAGCCCGAAAAAATTCGCTCTGCAGCAGGCGGTGGAGGCGGCGCGCGGCGAGATCATTTTGGCGACCGATGCGGATTGCCGCGTCGGGCCGAATTGGATCCGCGCCATGGTTTCCTTCTTTACGCCGGAAGTCGGATTTGTCATCGGTT
Proteins encoded:
- the murA gene encoding UDP-N-acetylglucosamine 1-carboxyvinyltransferase; its protein translation is MDRLVIDGGYRLAGTVQAQGNKNEALPCLAACLLTHEPVVLRNVPRISDVMEMMNLLKSLGASVQELAPDTYRIQCQELISAEPNAELCRRLRAAILLAGPLLTRLQELTLPPPGGDVIGRRRLDDHFAAFRALGVEVSEKERKYHFRRSTLKGADIFLEERSVTATENAIMAAVLAEGVTRLENAACEPHVVGLCRMLNAMGAKISGIGTHILEIQGVQSLGGTEHQIGSDLLEIGGYIVLGAVTGSEITLAGANADELRVIRSTYRKLGIDFIVEGDRVKVPAEQRLVIEPDFSGDIPKIDDGPWPLFPTDLMSILIVAATQAQGTALFFEKMYDGRMFFVDHLIAMGARIVLCDPHRVVVVGPSRLYGTQVTSPDIRAGMALVLAALCAEGRTTIYNVRQIDRGYENLEGKLRQLGAKIERFTS
- a CDS encoding DUF1893 domain-containing protein, which gives rise to MFASLDLSSGWSFRRFGDKAWLPAAVPGNVFLDLYQAGLIPDPYYRDHEKQVQWVGYEDWEYRTFFSLDKELEAPRIDLLFEGLDTLATVTLNDHVILNADNMFRTWRVDVRRFLQPQNELHILFRSPIRSLLPQIESLDVRCPAVNDTGEGTSPYVRKAPYQFGWDWAPRLVGCGVWKPIRLQIWDIARIESLQILTADLAPDRAEVSVLVEIEAITEAEIDVVLSSMDGAFLQKRRRLRLSIGKQTIRFDVEIKQPKLWEPNGRGEAHLYRLILFIEYRGQVLDERQARFGLRTVRLEEEPNTDGAGFTFVVNNKPLFAKGANWIPADCFPHRVSRDKYRELLLACRDAGMNMLRVWGGGIYESDDFYDLCDELGLLVWQDFMFSCALYPAEGEFLDSVKQEAVDQVKRLRNHPCLALWCGNNEIEWGWQAFGWSTRLPAVMFQQNQTLFRQILAEIVATNDPGRPYWPSSPSSNSRADANSPSFGDMHYWDVWHKAAPFASYLDQHPRFMSEFGFQSFPVLETVKTFAEPQDFDIESPVMLLHQKNPRGNQLIRDYLLRYYPPAKDFASFLYLSQVQQAEAIRTAAEHLRRIRPHCMGALYWQLNDCWPVASWSSIDYEGNWKTLHYAAVRFYKPLLVSPLLTEEEIRVYVVSDLEESIAATLLIELLTFDGQIIRRERRPVFIQPNSTGLFAVMPRSELGVVVLERSLLYCTLEGQDVENVLYFVEPKERRLEHSPLFLSVEKIVDGFELTMSAERLLSGVYLGVDDVKGRFSDNFFDLLPNRPRRVFFRGGVNLSLREFQDRLRVISLIDAVVPADGQKDDSYRKLEQLEQLGLSLRLEKEGRTIYESRDAMLKPLFSCLVNRLQEVRGAVMIDKIVGKAAAMLAAFGGISHVITPTASASAKEFLERVGIPLTARRIIPHIINREGTDLCPMEKLADSCGSPEELFQKLQKMIRL
- the murB gene encoding UDP-N-acetylmuramate dehydrogenase; the protein is MQSLQMNEPDFPPQYDVAKNEPLSRHTSIRVGGPAQFFCTVKDPLLFVELYRFCLSTDLPFLALGGGTNIFFSEAGRAGMVAAIRFDRMVTAGKAAIVVEAGASLEQISALCLECGLSGFEFASGIPGTLGGAVYGNAGAYGRSIGELIVRARILTPEGRIETVDRDFFRFAYRSSYLKEYPAILLQAELQLSKGEPVRIRAACEEILALRRQKLPPPETPTAGSWFKNIETGGERRQAAAVYLDAVGAKQTRVGDAAVHPKHANVFYNAGHATADQLLELEEILRRRVLERFGIRLEREVIYCE
- the argJ gene encoding bifunctional glutamate N-acetyltransferase/amino-acid acetyltransferase ArgJ → MNPVEHELERGTVTTPLGFRASGVFAGIKQNRKDMALIFSDRPAVVAGLFTTHRTPAHCILWNREVTAQGRARALIVNAGNANACTGEAGRLDNQEMAERTAQRLGLDPREVLVLSTGIIGEPLPMDKVRAGIDAAVEALRQDGGLEAATAIMTTDTVPKHFSAAFEVDGVTCRIGVIAKGSGMISPNLATMFCIFTTDLAIEQPLLQEAFRSAVEETLNRLTVDGQMSTNDAAVILANGAAGNPPIREKGEAYDRFAAALKKTALAAARAIARDGEGATKLVTVTVTGAADDREAVIAAKAIADSMLVKTAIFGRDPNWGRVVQAAGACGVQIDPQRFAVEFAGVKVAENGGRIPFDRQQVIAGLSQAEVDVKIDLGVGSGRAEVYTCDLTFEYITINAEYHT
- a CDS encoding cellulase family glycosylhydrolase, with the translated sequence MKKLVWLLSVTCVLLTLGCARLSRENPKTLRVQGRDIVDRNGKRVILRAVGLGNYLLPEGYMWKFGKNGDRPRRIEKLIVDMIGEQEAKKFWRQFRANYITEADVARIKELGFNAVRPAVNWRVLMNEESGKLEKEGFQLLDNLVKWCTKHGVYVIIDMHGAPGGQTGSNIDDSRNDFPELFTDPAAQERLITLWRTLAKRYAREPFVVAYDLLNEPLPEQFKQFYPELEPLYRRIVAAIRQVDPYTMITLEGAHWANDFSIFGPPFDSNTFYQFHKYWSTPDTKSLQPYLEFREKYNVPLWCGESGENNNDWYWAAYQLYEDHNIGWLFWPWKKMDTKNTPYSIKRPEGWDKIVEFSRGGEKPSAEEALRSLNQLLENVKLENCDFFPDVVQAVFRRVPARIQAENYGHEGEGLSYALLDPTGFAKVYRPNEPVPIVELPEESEHDRKAYGVVLQADEWLAYPINSAIDQVLKVMVKARAETQLPDMHIELDGKKIALGRNYYPGKFYFNFSVPFVIPKGSHEIKLVVDEGKLTIDWFELQ
- a CDS encoding cupin domain-containing protein; the protein is MQIRVERPSEEKLKELGVRQWPIWTRGVSEFPWSYDVTETCYILEGRAIITPDGGGDPVEIKAGDLVEFPCGLSCKWKIVEPIRKHYDFA
- the rmuC gene encoding DNA recombination protein RmuC, whose protein sequence is MTAPEIIAGSLMLLLLFALTVIVLLQVRTPRDRAEMNFTLQNLLQGLQESRTQLAVLADKVARLEPMTETISSTLSAELAKVQQNLTALQTLAKARQDVEQQAVESIKRLELIIAGAHSKGAAGESIVEQVFAKLPIEWQERNLLVNGKVVEFGLRLPSNLIVPIDSKWPATDLLERAVAVGNREERERLKRELERLVVRKAEEAGKYIVPGVTTSFAVAVVPDSVYEICSGALSKAFQSNVVLVSYSMFVPYLFLIIHTAVKTLHSIDLQKLDAYLETIQNSINNLQEELDGRFARALTMLSNARDEMRAQISKASGSLTSLQISAPATTPRGTLPPQNDFDE